A window from Corythoichthys intestinalis isolate RoL2023-P3 chromosome 10, ASM3026506v1, whole genome shotgun sequence encodes these proteins:
- the LOC130922514 gene encoding stonin-1 isoform X2, with product MCSTNHSNWVTFDDDNTPLSSPQKPLQSPECIKVALPRPNGLKLVFPPIRDTSWSFNSSLESPQSQSSASGRSSLSSNTPLCTPRSGIPSVSSPFRSNSREESNFFNNFNNTPGASVPSFAPETPNLCTDGPTPFPTFQGNSGHLNPFWDSSGHSVDAESSSSDSECDNSLPRFFIRTKDGSEPPRDHLQNTLSLVCNKIEGLRADLDNNGGTDTQKSDDRRLSSKCEVISDGPPEFVPRGLFRSHRRDGWPVMLRIPEKKNRMSSRQWGPIYLRLLPGGVLQMYYEKGLEKPFKEFQLLPHCRLSDLKIESYSEPRKVLTVKVEHFTYIEKKRYHPKLEVNHEAEVEQLLKFGSTVHKDMEDLVVSMEEEIFKLPLLHQPRRNYEEQELSLQITDHMWVQQDKFGGVMERTAFTQIHCLAFLNGVGDCFLALNDLNLLRSNASYGSEDGTEIWMEITDSRFHKCVNETEFSTSRLIKFCPPDACRVELMRYKTMFLGCTEVPFSIKAVVTVQGAYVELQVFLNMSGTFISTMGVSDTYPLCENVEVRVPVPGEWVKVTQTAALLRQRSLKARMNRNACLGSFGTLQSQPVMQVSVGSVKYENVYSAVVWKIDRLPAKNTVSHPHSFSCKLELGSDQEIPSDWYPFITMECEIMGAVVSQSTVKSLGTVNDIQPQKHVTSWTRYHCQVEVEKKMIETESKKEGSCMTQ from the exons ATGTGTTCCACCAATCACTCCAACTGGGTAACATTTGACGATGACAACACACCGCTGTCCTCCCCACAAAAACCACTACAGTCACCAGAGTGTATTAAAGTGGCACTTCCACGCCCCAATGGACTTAAATTAGTGTTTCCTCCTATTAGAGACACTTCCTGGAGCTTCAACAGTTCCCTGGAATCTCCTCAAAGCCAGTCAAGTGCCAGTGGACGTTCCTCTCTTTCGAGTAACACACCCCTTTGCACACCTAGGAGTGGCATTCCAAGTGTCTCGTCTCCATTTCGCTCCAACTCCAGGGAGGAAAGTAACTTCTTCAACAACTTCAACAACACACCGGGAGCCTCTGTTCCCTCTTTTGCACCGGAAACCCCAAATCTATGCACTGACGGACCAACACCCTTTCCTACTTTCCAGGGGAACTCTGGACACTTAAACCCTTTCTGGGACAGCTCCGGACACAGCGTTGATGCGGAGAGCTCCTCCTCAGACTCTGAATGTGACAATAGTTTACCACGTTTCTTTATACGGACCAAAGATGGCAGTGAACCTCCACGTGATCACCTCCAAAACACTTTGTCTTTAGTTTGCAACAAAATTGAAGGGCTGCGAGCAGATTTGGACAATAATGGTGGGACAGATACACAGAAGAGCGACGACAGGCGGCTCAGTTCGAAATGTGAGGTGATAAGCGATGGTCCCCCTGAGTTTGTCCCCCGTGGTTTGTTTCGTAGCCACAGGAGAGACGGATGGCCTGTAATGCTCAGGATTCCAGAAAAAAAGAACCGCATGTCTTCAAGGCAATGGGGCCCAATCTATCTTCGCTTGTTACCAGGGGGTGTGTTGCAGATGTACTATGAGAAAGGTCTCGAGAAGCCCTTCAAAGAGTTTCAACTACTGCCTCATTGCCGGCTCTCGGACCTCAAGATAGAAAGCTACAGTGAGCCCCGCAAAGTCCTCACAGTGAAAGTTGAACATTTCACCTACATTGAAAAGAAACGCTACCACCCCAAGCTGGAGGTGAATCATGAAGCAGAAGTGGAGCAACTGCTCAAGTTTGGCTCAACTGTACATAAAGACATGGAAGACCTTGTGGTCTCCATGGAGGAGGAGATCTTTAAGCTGCCTTTGCTACACCAACCTAGGCGGAATTACGAGGAGCAAGAGCTGTCACTGCAGATCACTGACCACATGTGGGTGCAACAAGATAAGTTTGGAGGAGTTATGGAACGCACTGCCTTTACACAGATTCACTGTCTTGCTTTCCTGAATGGAGTTGGCGATTGCTTTCTTGCACTAAACGATCTCAACCTCTTGCGTTCAAATGCAAGTTATGGATCAGAAGATGGCACTGAGATCTGGATGGAGATCACAGACTCCCGCTTTCACAAGTGTGTGAATGAAACAGAGTTTAGCACCTCCAGACTGATAAAATTCTGCCCACCTGATGCATGTAGGGTGGAGCTGATGCGGTACAAGACAATGTTTTTGGGTTGCACAGAAGTTCCTTTTTCTATAAAAGCTGTGGTGACAGTTCAAGGTGCCTATGTGGAGCTACAGGTCTTTCTTAATATGTCAGGGACATTTATCTCCACAATGGGGGTATCGGACACATATCCGCTGTGTGAGAATGTAGAAGTGCGAGTGCCGGTACCGGGTGAATGGGTGAAAGTGACACAAACAGCGGCCTTACTGCGCCAGCGATCACTAAAGGCCCGTATGAACAGAAATGCCTGCTTGGGGTCCTTCGGCACTTTGCAGTCACAGCCTGTCATGCAGGTGTCAGTTGGCAGTGTCAAGTATGAGAACGTCTACTCTGCTGTTGTATGGAAGATTGACAGACTCCCGGCAAAGAATACAG TCAGCCACCCTCATTCATTCTCCTGCAAACTAGAGCTTGGATCTGACCAGGAAATCCCAAGCGACTGGTATCCCTTCATCACCATGGAATGTGAGATTATGGGCGCCGTCGTGTCACAGTCTACAGTCAAGTCACTGGGAACGGTCAATGACATCCAGCCGCAGAAACACGTGACCAGCTGGACACGCTATCATTGTCAG gtggaagtggagaaaaaaatgattgaaacAGAATCAAAGAAGGAAGGAAGTTGTATGACACAGTGA
- the gtf2a1l gene encoding TFIIA-alpha and beta-like factor isoform X1, with protein MLTSGVVVAKFYLSIIDDVIENTRELFLDEGLEDCILDDLRNLWETKVMASKAMDDFRMNNDDSPNFVLQLPANYSSTETELPASIESPGREYSQNIHNFPVKNNSETVTTFSLPAGLSYPVQIPAGVTLQTASGQLYKVNVPVVVTQAPAGQQTLSQPAQKATEQREPPDPLLVSVQPNETLPQEVLPPNDVILHSQQDPTPKSPQTEVAPATHLSSVLTANELNPCPVDFGARTLGVSQLFDFQTGSEEALTETPQFKSSDIDDILKEVIAEEREKAARARNLAHNKSYDRPEAILGLELDYNYNELSDIIQLDGTVDSSDLEEEDVMPLQENDFLGMINAEALRALQEEGVSSDGNSTSSTSDSDGVDELKNIDDEDPLNSGDDVFEQDVTDLFDSETVIVCQYDKIHRSKNRWKFHLKDGVMCYGGRDYVFSKAVGEVEW; from the exons ATGCTGACCAGCGGCGTGGTAGTG GCCAAATTCTATTTGTCAATAATTGATGATGTCATTGAGAATACAAGGGAGCTGTTCTTGGATGAGGGCCTTGAAGACTGCATCCTGGATGATTTACGGAAT CTTTGGGAGACAAAAGTGATGGCGTCAAAAGCTATGGACGACTTCAGGATGAACAATGACGACTCTCCCAACTTTGTGCTGCAGCTTCCAGCGAACTATAGCAGCACTGAAACGGAACTCCCAG CTTCGATAGAAAGCCCCGGAAGAGAATATTCACAGAATATTCACAATTTTCCTGTTAAG AACAATTCTGAGACCGTTACTACATTCTCACTTCCTGCTGGCCTATCTTACCCTGTGCAGATACCCGCTGGAGTCACTCTACAAACGGCTTCTG GTCAACTTTACAAGGTCAACGTTCCTGTTGTAGTCACTCAGGCCCCAGCAGGTCAGCAAACATTATCCCAACCGGCACAGAAGGCAACTGAGCAAAGAGAACCTCCTGATCCTCTGCTGGTTTCAGTCCAACCCAATGAAACACTACCTCAAGAGGTTTTGCCACCAAATGATGTTATTTTACATTCTCAGCAAGACCCTACACCAAAGTCCCCACAAACTGAGGTAGCACCCGCTACTCATCTATCATCTGTATTGACTGCCAACGAGTTAAATCCTTGTCCAGTGGACTTTGGTGCCAGAACCTTAGGTGTCAGTCAATTGTTCGACTTCCAGACCGGCAGCGAAGAGGCTTTGACGGAAACCCCTCAATTTAAGAGCAGCGATATCGACGACATCCTTAAAGAAGTCATTGCAGAGGAGCGAGAAAAAGCAGCAAGGGCAAGAAACTTGGCTCACAACAAATCTTACGACCGGCCTGAAGCCATACTTGGG TTGGAACTGGACTACAACTACAATGAACTGTCAGATATCATCCAGCTGGATGGTACGGTGGACAGTTCAGATCTGGAAGAGGAAGACGTCATGCCACTACAGGAGAATGACTTCCTAGGTATGATCAACGCAGAGGCTCTTAGGGCATTGCAGGAAGAAGGGGTGAGCAGTGATGGAAATAGCACTTCCTCCACTAGTGACAGCGACGGAGTTGATGAACTTAAAAATATAGATGATGAG GATCCGTTAAATTCAGGTGATGATGTATTTGAACAAGATGTCACAGACCTGTTCGATTCAGAGACTGTCATAGTTTGCCAATATGACAAA ATTCACCGCAGTAAGAATCGCTGGAAGTTCCACTTGAAAGATGGAGTCATGTGTTATGGTGGAAGGGATTATGTGTTCTCTAAAGCTGTTGGGGAAGTAGAATGGTAA
- the LOC130922514 gene encoding stonin-1 isoform X1 — MCSTNHSNWVTFDDDNTPLSSPQKPLQSPECIKVALPRPNGLKLVFPPIRDTSWSFNSSLESPQSQSSASGRSSLSSNTPLCTPRSGIPSVSSPFRSNSREESNFFNNFNNTPGASVPSFAPETPNLCTDGPTPFPTFQGNSGHLNPFWDSSGHSVDAESSSSDSECDNSLPRFFIRTKDGSEPPRDHLQNTLSLVCNKIEGLRADLDNNGGTDTQKSDDRRLSSKCEVISDGPPEFVPRGLFRSHRRDGWPVMLRIPEKKNRMSSRQWGPIYLRLLPGGVLQMYYEKGLEKPFKEFQLLPHCRLSDLKIESYSEPRKVLTVKVEHFTYIEKKRYHPKLEVNHEAEVEQLLKFGSTVHKDMEDLVVSMEEEIFKLPLLHQPRRNYEEQELSLQITDHMWVQQDKFGGVMERTAFTQIHCLAFLNGVGDCFLALNDLNLLRSNASYGSEDGTEIWMEITDSRFHKCVNETEFSTSRLIKFCPPDACRVELMRYKTMFLGCTEVPFSIKAVVTVQGAYVELQVFLNMSGTFISTMGVSDTYPLCENVEVRVPVPGEWVKVTQTAALLRQRSLKARMNRNACLGSFGTLQSQPVMQVSVGSVKYENVYSAVVWKIDRLPAKNTAVSHPHSFSCKLELGSDQEIPSDWYPFITMECEIMGAVVSQSTVKSLGTVNDIQPQKHVTSWTRYHCQVEVEKKMIETESKKEGSCMTQ; from the exons ATGTGTTCCACCAATCACTCCAACTGGGTAACATTTGACGATGACAACACACCGCTGTCCTCCCCACAAAAACCACTACAGTCACCAGAGTGTATTAAAGTGGCACTTCCACGCCCCAATGGACTTAAATTAGTGTTTCCTCCTATTAGAGACACTTCCTGGAGCTTCAACAGTTCCCTGGAATCTCCTCAAAGCCAGTCAAGTGCCAGTGGACGTTCCTCTCTTTCGAGTAACACACCCCTTTGCACACCTAGGAGTGGCATTCCAAGTGTCTCGTCTCCATTTCGCTCCAACTCCAGGGAGGAAAGTAACTTCTTCAACAACTTCAACAACACACCGGGAGCCTCTGTTCCCTCTTTTGCACCGGAAACCCCAAATCTATGCACTGACGGACCAACACCCTTTCCTACTTTCCAGGGGAACTCTGGACACTTAAACCCTTTCTGGGACAGCTCCGGACACAGCGTTGATGCGGAGAGCTCCTCCTCAGACTCTGAATGTGACAATAGTTTACCACGTTTCTTTATACGGACCAAAGATGGCAGTGAACCTCCACGTGATCACCTCCAAAACACTTTGTCTTTAGTTTGCAACAAAATTGAAGGGCTGCGAGCAGATTTGGACAATAATGGTGGGACAGATACACAGAAGAGCGACGACAGGCGGCTCAGTTCGAAATGTGAGGTGATAAGCGATGGTCCCCCTGAGTTTGTCCCCCGTGGTTTGTTTCGTAGCCACAGGAGAGACGGATGGCCTGTAATGCTCAGGATTCCAGAAAAAAAGAACCGCATGTCTTCAAGGCAATGGGGCCCAATCTATCTTCGCTTGTTACCAGGGGGTGTGTTGCAGATGTACTATGAGAAAGGTCTCGAGAAGCCCTTCAAAGAGTTTCAACTACTGCCTCATTGCCGGCTCTCGGACCTCAAGATAGAAAGCTACAGTGAGCCCCGCAAAGTCCTCACAGTGAAAGTTGAACATTTCACCTACATTGAAAAGAAACGCTACCACCCCAAGCTGGAGGTGAATCATGAAGCAGAAGTGGAGCAACTGCTCAAGTTTGGCTCAACTGTACATAAAGACATGGAAGACCTTGTGGTCTCCATGGAGGAGGAGATCTTTAAGCTGCCTTTGCTACACCAACCTAGGCGGAATTACGAGGAGCAAGAGCTGTCACTGCAGATCACTGACCACATGTGGGTGCAACAAGATAAGTTTGGAGGAGTTATGGAACGCACTGCCTTTACACAGATTCACTGTCTTGCTTTCCTGAATGGAGTTGGCGATTGCTTTCTTGCACTAAACGATCTCAACCTCTTGCGTTCAAATGCAAGTTATGGATCAGAAGATGGCACTGAGATCTGGATGGAGATCACAGACTCCCGCTTTCACAAGTGTGTGAATGAAACAGAGTTTAGCACCTCCAGACTGATAAAATTCTGCCCACCTGATGCATGTAGGGTGGAGCTGATGCGGTACAAGACAATGTTTTTGGGTTGCACAGAAGTTCCTTTTTCTATAAAAGCTGTGGTGACAGTTCAAGGTGCCTATGTGGAGCTACAGGTCTTTCTTAATATGTCAGGGACATTTATCTCCACAATGGGGGTATCGGACACATATCCGCTGTGTGAGAATGTAGAAGTGCGAGTGCCGGTACCGGGTGAATGGGTGAAAGTGACACAAACAGCGGCCTTACTGCGCCAGCGATCACTAAAGGCCCGTATGAACAGAAATGCCTGCTTGGGGTCCTTCGGCACTTTGCAGTCACAGCCTGTCATGCAGGTGTCAGTTGGCAGTGTCAAGTATGAGAACGTCTACTCTGCTGTTGTATGGAAGATTGACAGACTCCCGGCAAAGAATACAG CAGTCAGCCACCCTCATTCATTCTCCTGCAAACTAGAGCTTGGATCTGACCAGGAAATCCCAAGCGACTGGTATCCCTTCATCACCATGGAATGTGAGATTATGGGCGCCGTCGTGTCACAGTCTACAGTCAAGTCACTGGGAACGGTCAATGACATCCAGCCGCAGAAACACGTGACCAGCTGGACACGCTATCATTGTCAG gtggaagtggagaaaaaaatgattgaaacAGAATCAAAGAAGGAAGGAAGTTGTATGACACAGTGA
- the gtf2a1l gene encoding TFIIA-alpha and beta-like factor isoform X2, whose product MLTSGVVVAKFYLSIIDDVIENTRELFLDEGLEDCILDDLRNLWETKVMASKAMDDFRMNNDDSPNFVLQLPANYSSTETELPASIESPGREYSQNIHNFPVKNNSETVTTFSLPAGLSYPVQIPAGVTLQTASGQLYKVNVPVVVTQAPAGQQTLSQPAQKATEQREPPDPLLVSVQPNETLPQEVLPPNDVILHSQQDPTPKSPQTETGSEEALTETPQFKSSDIDDILKEVIAEEREKAARARNLAHNKSYDRPEAILGLELDYNYNELSDIIQLDGTVDSSDLEEEDVMPLQENDFLGMINAEALRALQEEGVSSDGNSTSSTSDSDGVDELKNIDDEDPLNSGDDVFEQDVTDLFDSETVIVCQYDKIHRSKNRWKFHLKDGVMCYGGRDYVFSKAVGEVEW is encoded by the exons ATGCTGACCAGCGGCGTGGTAGTG GCCAAATTCTATTTGTCAATAATTGATGATGTCATTGAGAATACAAGGGAGCTGTTCTTGGATGAGGGCCTTGAAGACTGCATCCTGGATGATTTACGGAAT CTTTGGGAGACAAAAGTGATGGCGTCAAAAGCTATGGACGACTTCAGGATGAACAATGACGACTCTCCCAACTTTGTGCTGCAGCTTCCAGCGAACTATAGCAGCACTGAAACGGAACTCCCAG CTTCGATAGAAAGCCCCGGAAGAGAATATTCACAGAATATTCACAATTTTCCTGTTAAG AACAATTCTGAGACCGTTACTACATTCTCACTTCCTGCTGGCCTATCTTACCCTGTGCAGATACCCGCTGGAGTCACTCTACAAACGGCTTCTG GTCAACTTTACAAGGTCAACGTTCCTGTTGTAGTCACTCAGGCCCCAGCAGGTCAGCAAACATTATCCCAACCGGCACAGAAGGCAACTGAGCAAAGAGAACCTCCTGATCCTCTGCTGGTTTCAGTCCAACCCAATGAAACACTACCTCAAGAGGTTTTGCCACCAAATGATGTTATTTTACATTCTCAGCAAGACCCTACACCAAAGTCCCCACAAACTGAG ACCGGCAGCGAAGAGGCTTTGACGGAAACCCCTCAATTTAAGAGCAGCGATATCGACGACATCCTTAAAGAAGTCATTGCAGAGGAGCGAGAAAAAGCAGCAAGGGCAAGAAACTTGGCTCACAACAAATCTTACGACCGGCCTGAAGCCATACTTGGG TTGGAACTGGACTACAACTACAATGAACTGTCAGATATCATCCAGCTGGATGGTACGGTGGACAGTTCAGATCTGGAAGAGGAAGACGTCATGCCACTACAGGAGAATGACTTCCTAGGTATGATCAACGCAGAGGCTCTTAGGGCATTGCAGGAAGAAGGGGTGAGCAGTGATGGAAATAGCACTTCCTCCACTAGTGACAGCGACGGAGTTGATGAACTTAAAAATATAGATGATGAG GATCCGTTAAATTCAGGTGATGATGTATTTGAACAAGATGTCACAGACCTGTTCGATTCAGAGACTGTCATAGTTTGCCAATATGACAAA ATTCACCGCAGTAAGAATCGCTGGAAGTTCCACTTGAAAGATGGAGTCATGTGTTATGGTGGAAGGGATTATGTGTTCTCTAAAGCTGTTGGGGAAGTAGAATGGTAA